The following are from one region of the Melioribacteraceae bacterium 4301-Me genome:
- a CDS encoding ABC transporter substrate-binding protein, whose translation MPRKSYILPILITLLLITACQNKSNKEFTIWIGGAPQEIDFWQKIVGRYNQISGNNAVLIRQPTYTDQRRQSLIVSLEAKQPNPDLFLMDVVWINQFAKSNWLEPLNKYIERDNYSIDKFFERVINSVDKLERNIYALPIFLDVGLLYYRKDLLKKYGFANPPQTWKQLINLAKLVQRKEREINKDFYGFVWQGAQYEGLICNFMEFIYSFGGSITNENKIQLITYANTSALTFMHNLIYKYKISPLNTYTEMREEEVRRSFQNGNALFERNWTYAWNQHQSSGSSVKGKVGIAELPHEEGSSSASALGGWHVGLSKYSDVKYEAWDFIKFITSYEIQKKLLLDIGWNPSRKDIYSDSVLLNQIPRLKILYEAFNHSVPRPVIPYYTQVSEIMQRYINNCLANKITPEEAISNMQTEIDKVTANYESH comes from the coding sequence ATGCCAAGAAAAAGCTATATATTGCCAATACTTATTACATTGTTACTAATAACTGCTTGCCAAAATAAAAGCAATAAGGAATTCACAATTTGGATTGGAGGTGCACCTCAGGAAATTGACTTTTGGCAAAAAATTGTAGGTAGGTATAACCAGATTTCAGGCAATAATGCAGTACTAATCAGACAACCTACATATACCGACCAGCGTAGACAAAGCTTAATCGTTTCACTTGAAGCAAAACAGCCCAATCCCGATTTATTTTTGATGGACGTTGTGTGGATTAATCAATTTGCTAAATCGAATTGGTTAGAACCGCTAAATAAATATATTGAACGTGATAATTATTCAATCGATAAGTTTTTCGAAAGGGTAATTAATTCTGTTGATAAGCTTGAAAGAAATATTTATGCACTGCCTATATTTTTGGATGTTGGGCTTTTATATTATAGAAAGGATTTGTTGAAAAAATATGGTTTTGCTAACCCCCCACAAACTTGGAAGCAACTGATTAACTTAGCAAAATTAGTTCAACGAAAAGAACGAGAAATAAATAAAGATTTTTATGGCTTTGTCTGGCAGGGTGCCCAATACGAGGGGCTGATATGCAACTTTATGGAATTTATCTATTCTTTTGGGGGTTCAATTACAAATGAAAATAAAATTCAATTAATCACTTACGCAAACACAAGTGCGCTTACATTTATGCATAATCTTATCTACAAATACAAAATTTCACCATTAAATACTTATACCGAAATGAGAGAAGAAGAGGTTAGACGTTCGTTTCAAAATGGCAATGCACTTTTTGAAAGAAATTGGACATATGCATGGAATCAGCATCAAAGCAGCGGTTCATCAGTAAAAGGAAAGGTTGGAATTGCAGAACTACCGCATGAAGAAGGATCTAGTTCAGCTTCAGCCTTAGGGGGCTGGCATGTCGGATTGTCAAAATATTCTGATGTAAAATATGAAGCGTGGGATTTTATTAAGTTCATTACTTCTTACGAAATACAAAAAAAACTGCTACTCGATATAGGGTGGAATCCAAGTCGAAAAGATATCTATAGCGATTCTGTTCTATTAAATCAAATCCCACGTCTAAAAATATTATACGAAGCTTTCAATCATTCGGTACCGAGACCTGTAATTCCATATTACACACAGGTTTCAGAAATAATGCAGAGATACATAAACAACTGCCTGGCCAATAAAATTACTCCCGAAGAGGCTATTTCAAATATGCAAACAGAGATTGATAAAGTTACGGCTAATTATGAAAGTCATTAA
- a CDS encoding threonine/serine dehydratase, which yields MQNIPSKQEIERAHERIKKFIHRTPVFTSSSFNEIFGGYLFFKCENLQRVGAFKMRGASNVILSLSENELLKGVATHSSGNHAAAVSLAAKLRNTKAYIVMPHTAPQIKQNAVRGYGAEVILCEPTLQSREETLKKVVEQTGAYFIHPYNDARIVAGQASAAKEVFEEINDLDFIIAPVGGGGLLSGTALSTYFFSPSTKVIGAEPKGADDAFRSIRDNKIYPSINPKTIADGLLTQLGELTFSIIKKYVSEIITVEEDSIVKSMRMIWERMKIIVEPSAAVTLAVLLENKEKFENKKIGLILSGGNVDLDKLPWC from the coding sequence ATGCAAAATATTCCCTCAAAACAAGAAATTGAGCGGGCACACGAAAGAATAAAAAAATTCATTCATCGTACGCCAGTTTTTACATCATCATCATTCAATGAAATTTTTGGCGGTTATTTATTTTTCAAATGCGAAAATCTACAGCGTGTAGGTGCATTTAAAATGAGAGGGGCAAGCAATGTAATTTTGTCTCTTTCTGAAAATGAACTATTAAAAGGAGTAGCTACTCATTCCTCAGGAAATCATGCCGCTGCAGTATCACTTGCAGCTAAGCTTAGAAACACAAAAGCTTACATTGTAATGCCACATACAGCACCACAAATAAAACAAAATGCCGTACGCGGCTACGGTGCTGAGGTGATTCTATGCGAGCCAACATTGCAATCAAGGGAGGAAACATTAAAAAAGGTTGTTGAGCAAACAGGTGCTTATTTCATTCATCCATATAATGATGCAAGAATTGTAGCCGGACAGGCAAGCGCAGCAAAAGAAGTTTTTGAAGAAATTAATGATTTGGATTTTATTATAGCGCCTGTTGGTGGCGGTGGCTTGCTAAGCGGCACAGCACTGTCAACATATTTTTTTTCACCCTCTACAAAAGTAATAGGTGCTGAACCTAAGGGTGCAGATGATGCGTTCCGTTCAATCCGTGACAATAAAATTTATCCCTCTATAAATCCTAAGACAATTGCTGATGGATTATTAACTCAGCTCGGAGAGTTAACTTTTAGTATTATTAAAAAATATGTCAGCGAAATTATTACAGTTGAAGAAGACTCAATTGTTAAATCAATGAGAATGATATGGGAAAGAATGAAAATAATTGTTGAACCATCTGCAGCAGTTACATTGGCTGTCCTTTTGGAAAACAAAGAAAAATTTGAAAACAAAAAAATTGGATTAATTTTGTCGGGCGGTAATGTGGATTTGGACAAACTTCCATGGTGCTAA
- a CDS encoding TetR/AcrR family transcriptional regulator, whose amino-acid sequence MSKLKNTKEKILEVALDLFSVSGYSGTSIRDISKQVGLRESAIYNHFKSKEEIFLSIIDKYKSSSLSKKIFSDELLKELEIPQKFLVAFSNKLIDLWNEPEERKFMRLLLMEQFSKISGLEISVNGLLFELRSLCKIILGEMVKQGIIKKIDPEILADEFIAPLFLIRSELMVSNESSISEVKKLVEQHVDFFWNAVKL is encoded by the coding sequence ATGTCAAAATTAAAAAATACTAAGGAAAAAATACTTGAAGTTGCTTTGGACTTATTTTCTGTATCAGGTTACTCTGGCACTTCTATAAGAGATATTTCAAAACAAGTTGGCTTGCGCGAAAGCGCAATTTATAACCACTTTAAATCCAAAGAGGAAATTTTTCTTTCAATTATTGATAAGTACAAATCATCAAGCTTAAGCAAAAAAATATTTAGTGATGAACTACTAAAAGAGTTAGAAATTCCCCAAAAATTTTTAGTTGCCTTTTCAAACAAATTGATTGATTTATGGAATGAACCCGAAGAAAGGAAATTTATGAGGTTACTTTTGATGGAGCAGTTCAGTAAAATTTCTGGACTTGAAATTTCTGTTAACGGCTTGTTATTCGAACTTAGGTCATTATGCAAAATAATTCTTGGAGAGATGGTTAAACAAGGTATCATCAAAAAAATAGACCCCGAAATTTTAGCTGATGAATTTATTGCGCCGCTTTTTTTAATAAGATCCGAATTAATGGTAAGTAACGAATCCTCTATATCTGAAGTAAAAAAATTAGTTGAGCAGCATGTTGATTTTTTCTGGAATGCGGTTAAACTGTAG
- a CDS encoding carbohydrate ABC transporter permease: protein MKESAWIKLLKFSGAIFLLIFCLSPFIWMLIISFSTRPDFLSARIQFIPTINNYAQIIFNKSFHLFDYLKNSVVVSLLSAFLAMFFASLSAYAITRLNFPGRIFIPLLLLSVSMFPQISIVGYLFKLLTFLGWINTYYSLIFPYLTLGLPLAFWIMLSYFSQLPIELDNAALIDGATRFQILRKIILPVSLPGLLSTFILIFIYSFNEFLLALMFTIDYKARTIPVGIAMFEGFYGQVPWGYIMAASVISIIPMIILIAFFQKYIVRGLTEGTVKE, encoded by the coding sequence ATGAAAGAGAGTGCTTGGATTAAACTACTAAAATTTTCTGGGGCAATATTTTTACTGATATTTTGTCTTTCACCATTTATATGGATGCTGATTATTTCTTTCAGCACCAGGCCGGACTTTTTATCAGCACGGATACAATTTATTCCTACAATTAACAATTATGCACAAATTATTTTTAACAAATCTTTTCATCTTTTTGATTATTTAAAAAACAGTGTTGTGGTATCTCTACTCTCAGCATTTCTTGCAATGTTTTTTGCAAGCTTATCGGCTTACGCAATTACTAGGCTAAACTTCCCAGGAAGAATTTTTATTCCACTACTGCTGTTAAGCGTATCAATGTTTCCGCAAATTAGTATTGTCGGTTATTTATTTAAACTGCTCACCTTTCTTGGATGGATAAACACGTACTATTCATTAATTTTTCCTTATCTTACACTTGGTCTTCCTCTTGCATTTTGGATTATGCTGAGCTACTTTTCACAATTACCCATAGAGCTTGACAACGCCGCTTTAATTGATGGTGCAACGCGGTTCCAAATACTTCGCAAAATCATTCTTCCCGTTTCCCTTCCAGGATTACTCTCGACTTTTATTTTGATTTTTATTTATTCATTTAATGAATTCCTTCTTGCACTTATGTTTACAATTGATTATAAAGCTAGAACCATTCCAGTTGGAATTGCAATGTTCGAAGGTTTTTATGGACAGGTTCCTTGGGGTTACATCATGGCTGCGTCGGTTATATCAATTATTCCCATGATAATTTTGATAGCCTTTTTCCAGAAATATATTGTTCGTGGATTAACAGAAGGCACCGTTAAAGAATAA
- a CDS encoding ABC transporter ATP-binding protein gives MIALEVKNLTKKFDKILAVDNVSFEVPEGSIFGLIGRNGAGKTTTIRMMMNIYLPDSGEVTLQGVKVNHEFKSRVGYLPEERGLYKKMKVLDTLLYFAEIKGKTGREIERKAVDYLKKFDLYDRRLSKIEDLSKGNQQKIQFIITVLHDPDFVILDEPFAGLDPINTNLLKEIILEMKQKGKVIILSTHLIDYAEKMCDHVAMIDRGKIIMKGSLSELKAKFAQKNVSLTYEGDISFLQNNPIIEKINNFGNTTGIRVKDPKYTQQLLKLLVDNNVMIKQFNANDISLYEIFIELAGSDNQNEVKNV, from the coding sequence ATGATAGCGTTAGAAGTTAAAAACCTTACCAAAAAATTCGATAAAATTCTTGCAGTTGACAATGTTTCTTTCGAAGTGCCTGAAGGCAGCATTTTTGGTTTAATTGGAAGAAACGGAGCAGGTAAAACTACAACAATTAGAATGATGATGAACATCTATCTTCCCGATAGCGGTGAAGTTACCCTGCAAGGTGTAAAAGTTAATCATGAATTTAAAAGCAGAGTTGGCTACCTGCCGGAAGAACGCGGGTTATATAAAAAAATGAAAGTGCTCGACACACTTTTGTATTTTGCTGAAATTAAAGGAAAAACTGGAAGGGAAATCGAAAGAAAAGCTGTAGATTATTTAAAAAAATTTGACCTTTACGATAGACGATTAAGCAAAATAGAGGACCTCTCTAAAGGAAATCAACAAAAAATTCAATTTATTATAACGGTATTACATGACCCCGACTTTGTAATTTTAGACGAACCTTTTGCAGGCTTAGACCCAATTAATACTAATCTTTTAAAAGAAATTATACTTGAGATGAAACAAAAAGGCAAAGTGATAATTCTTTCCACTCATTTAATAGACTACGCCGAAAAAATGTGTGACCACGTAGCAATGATAGACCGCGGTAAAATTATTATGAAAGGTTCTTTAAGCGAACTGAAGGCAAAATTTGCACAAAAAAATGTTAGCCTAACTTATGAGGGTGATATTTCTTTTCTACAAAACAATCCAATAATTGAAAAAATAAATAATTTTGGGAATACAACTGGTATTAGAGTGAAAGATCCAAAGTATACTCAACAGCTTCTAAAACTGCTTGTAGATAACAATGTAATGATTAAACAATTTAACGCAAATGATATCTCTCTTTATGAAATTTTTATTGAATTAGCTGGCAGCGATAACCAAAACGAGGTTAAAAATGTTTAA
- a CDS encoding carbohydrate ABC transporter permease has product MKVIKNIFINSETQTAYLFNLPLVITTIIFIFLPVVGTIITSLFRDVTYLPGKFLLFANYKRALSDPHFWQSVQFTLLFVFFSVSFELLLGLVFALLLNETIPGKGFLRVVVLIPWAVPVAISARVWQLIYHFDYGLLNYFVLKLGISNDNVNWLGSSAGAFISIVLSDVWKTTPFITIILLAGLSTIPKELYEQAEIDGTNFLQRFFKITLPLIKPVIVVALLFRTIDAIRIFDLIYVLTGGGPGGSTTSISLYAYNYFASGDFGYGSAVSVIVFILAAVLAVLYMHFGQFREVIK; this is encoded by the coding sequence ATGAAAGTCATTAAAAATATTTTTATTAATAGCGAGACCCAAACCGCTTACTTGTTTAATCTCCCACTGGTTATTACTACTATAATATTTATCTTTCTGCCTGTTGTGGGCACAATAATTACAAGTCTTTTTCGAGATGTAACTTATCTTCCCGGAAAGTTTTTGCTCTTTGCAAATTATAAAAGAGCTTTAAGTGACCCACATTTTTGGCAGTCGGTTCAGTTTACTCTTTTGTTTGTGTTTTTTTCTGTATCGTTTGAACTACTTTTAGGATTAGTTTTTGCACTTCTCTTAAATGAAACAATTCCCGGCAAAGGATTTTTAAGAGTTGTAGTTCTTATTCCCTGGGCAGTACCTGTAGCAATTTCGGCAAGAGTTTGGCAGTTAATTTATCACTTTGATTATGGTCTGCTTAATTATTTTGTTCTAAAGCTTGGCATATCAAACGATAATGTAAATTGGCTGGGCTCTTCAGCTGGTGCATTTATTTCTATTGTTTTAAGTGATGTTTGGAAAACAACTCCATTTATAACGATAATTTTGTTAGCAGGTCTATCAACAATTCCTAAGGAATTATATGAACAAGCTGAAATAGACGGCACAAATTTTCTTCAGCGATTTTTTAAGATAACACTGCCGCTTATAAAACCTGTTATTGTTGTTGCACTTTTGTTTAGAACAATAGACGCTATTAGAATTTTCGATCTTATTTATGTTTTAACTGGTGGTGGACCAGGAGGCAGCACTACATCAATCTCGTTATATGCATATAATTACTTTGCTTCGGGTGACTTTGGTTATGGTTCGGCGGTTTCGGTGATTGTTTTTATTCTTGCTGCTGTACTTGCAGTACTTTATATGCACTTCGGTCAATTTAGAGAGGTAATAAAATGA
- a CDS encoding ABC transporter permease: MFNKRVYAVFKREVKERVISKGFIFMTILLPVFMFGIIGIQAYLYNEQSTKFNLYIITESEDLTQRMQNDLLNSDLVKENYTFSFYTMDKSQLNDFLTQNKQKLLDEKITGAIYIPTSALKDKKVEYYSKSPHNIKLSEKLSGYINKVLIDTYFDNKQLSQEELNFARQSVDFAGFKVSKKSGFEEEGYGNLVLSYLFTFLLYMSLLMMGQMILQSVIEEKSSKIVEVILSSVSSKELMTGKILGSAATGALQMLIWLSPVVVVASTTIFALPPEVKINVSAVQIVYLLINFFFGLLIFLGLFAAVGAIFDNSQDAQSGLWPVMLLIIIPFFIAFSLIQNPNSAIGNAASFFPLANIIVMPARMTIVEVPLWELIFTIVVNILTFFAIFPIAGKIYRVGILRTGKKPSWSEVIKWLKQN; the protein is encoded by the coding sequence ATGTTTAATAAACGAGTCTACGCTGTTTTCAAAAGAGAAGTTAAAGAAAGAGTAATATCGAAAGGATTTATATTCATGACGATTTTACTCCCCGTGTTTATGTTCGGCATTATTGGCATTCAAGCTTATTTGTATAATGAGCAGTCAACCAAATTTAATTTGTATATAATTACTGAATCTGAAGATTTAACTCAGCGAATGCAAAACGACCTTTTAAATTCCGACTTGGTAAAAGAAAATTATACTTTTAGTTTTTACACAATGGATAAATCACAATTGAATGATTTTTTAACTCAAAACAAGCAAAAACTTTTGGATGAAAAAATAACCGGCGCTATCTATATACCTACTTCAGCCCTCAAAGATAAAAAGGTTGAGTATTACTCGAAATCGCCACACAATATAAAACTTTCTGAAAAATTGAGCGGTTACATTAATAAAGTACTCATCGATACTTATTTTGACAATAAACAGCTCTCACAAGAAGAGTTGAACTTTGCCAGACAGTCGGTTGATTTTGCTGGGTTTAAGGTATCTAAAAAAAGCGGTTTTGAAGAAGAAGGTTATGGCAATCTTGTGCTTTCTTATTTATTTACTTTTCTTCTTTATATGAGTTTACTTATGATGGGTCAAATGATTTTACAATCAGTAATTGAAGAAAAATCAAGTAAGATAGTAGAAGTAATTCTCTCATCAGTTAGTTCAAAAGAATTAATGACCGGCAAAATACTTGGTTCTGCTGCAACAGGTGCACTGCAGATGCTTATTTGGCTTTCACCTGTAGTAGTAGTTGCGTCCACTACAATTTTTGCTTTACCGCCAGAGGTTAAAATTAACGTCTCTGCTGTTCAGATTGTTTACTTACTTATAAATTTCTTTTTTGGTCTATTAATTTTTCTAGGACTTTTTGCTGCAGTAGGAGCTATATTTGATAATTCACAAGACGCACAATCGGGCCTTTGGCCTGTAATGCTGCTTATTATTATTCCATTTTTCATTGCATTTTCCCTTATCCAAAATCCAAATAGCGCAATAGGCAATGCAGCTTCATTTTTCCCATTAGCAAATATTATTGTAATGCCAGCCAGAATGACAATTGTTGAGGTGCCTCTATGGGAATTAATATTTACTATTGTAGTTAATATCCTTACCTTTTTTGCAATCTTTCCTATAGCCGGTAAAATCTATCGTGTTGGAATTTTAAGAACCGGCAAAAAACCTTCTTGGTCAGAAGTAATAAAATGGCTTAAACAAAATTAG
- a CDS encoding amidohydrolase family protein has product MKTIKIILLVTFVLLVQKIYSQRPVPAQPESKSILLVGGTAHIGDGTVITNSLIGFDKGKITLVANADKESIDKSKFDKVIDVTGKQVYPGFILPNTTLGLVEIEAVRATQDYSEVGSLNPNVRSLIAYNTDSKVIPTVRDNGVLIAQVTPRSGIISGSSSIFNLDGWNWEDAVLKADDGIHLNWSNITVLTGGRTGNPELKKNDKYDEYVNTVKKFFADAKAYSEAKEHKEKNLKFEAMRGLFDGSKNLYIHEDNVREIQEAVNIAKETGVKKIVLVGGADAWMITDFLKENNIPVIVKRDHSLPPYPESDVYLPYKLPYLLVKAGLLVALDMSGSMEAMNGRNLPFLAGTAAAYGLTKEEALKTITSNTAKILGIDDKVGTLEIGKDATLFISTGDALDMKTNNVEMAFIQGKALDLRNEQKELYIRYMHKYGLM; this is encoded by the coding sequence ATGAAAACAATAAAAATTATTTTACTTGTTACTTTTGTTCTGTTAGTTCAGAAAATTTACTCTCAAAGGCCAGTCCCTGCACAACCCGAATCAAAAAGCATCTTACTTGTAGGTGGAACAGCACACATTGGCGATGGAACAGTAATAACAAATTCTCTTATTGGCTTTGATAAAGGGAAAATTACACTTGTCGCAAACGCTGATAAAGAAAGCATAGATAAATCAAAGTTTGATAAAGTTATTGATGTAACAGGTAAACAAGTTTATCCAGGCTTTATACTGCCTAACACAACACTCGGCTTGGTAGAAATTGAAGCTGTAAGAGCAACGCAAGATTATTCAGAAGTCGGGTCGCTCAATCCAAATGTCAGGTCATTAATTGCTTATAATACAGATTCAAAAGTAATTCCTACCGTCCGAGATAATGGTGTATTGATTGCTCAGGTAACGCCTCGTTCTGGAATTATCTCTGGAAGTTCATCAATATTTAATTTGGATGGGTGGAATTGGGAAGATGCTGTTTTGAAAGCCGATGATGGCATTCATCTAAACTGGTCTAATATTACAGTTTTAACTGGTGGGCGTACTGGTAATCCCGAATTAAAAAAGAATGACAAGTATGATGAGTACGTTAACACAGTTAAAAAGTTTTTTGCAGATGCAAAAGCTTATAGTGAGGCAAAAGAACATAAAGAAAAAAATCTGAAATTTGAGGCAATGAGAGGCCTGTTTGATGGTTCAAAAAATCTATATATACATGAAGACAATGTAAGAGAAATTCAAGAAGCTGTTAACATTGCAAAAGAAACAGGCGTTAAAAAAATTGTTCTTGTTGGCGGTGCAGATGCTTGGATGATTACTGATTTTTTAAAAGAAAATAATATTCCTGTTATTGTTAAAAGAGACCACTCGCTTCCACCTTATCCTGAAAGTGATGTTTATTTGCCCTATAAATTACCTTACCTGCTTGTAAAAGCTGGCTTACTTGTTGCACTTGATATGTCGGGAAGTATGGAAGCAATGAACGGAAGAAACTTACCATTTTTGGCTGGTACGGCAGCAGCCTATGGTTTAACAAAAGAAGAGGCTTTAAAAACAATTACTTCTAACACTGCAAAAATTTTAGGCATTGACGATAAAGTAGGAACACTTGAGATTGGTAAGGATGCTACCTTGTTTATATCTACTGGTGACGCACTTGATATGAAAACTAACAATGTAGAAATGGCTTTTATTCAAGGGAAAGCGCTCGATTTAAGGAATGAACAGAAAGAGTTATATATTAGATATATGCACAAATATGGATTGATGTAA
- a CDS encoding valine--tRNA ligase, producing the protein MALKNFADIPKIYNPKDIEDKWYSYWYRHNLYHSEIDKSKKPYTIVIPPPNITGILHMGHILNNTIQDIYIRYKRMCGYNACWVPGTDHASIATESKVVHYLKEKGINKRDLTREEFLKYCWEWKEKYGGIIIQQLKKLGVSCDWNRERFTMDDHYYKRVIETFVDLYHKGYIYRGYRMVNWDPATRSAISDEEVFYKEVKGKLWYFKYPVKGSNEFVVVATTRPETMLGDTGVAVNPEDERYKKLIGKKIILPIVKREIPLFADEYVDKNFGTGAVKVTPAHDVNDYEMGMRHNLEIVNIFNEDATTNENVPSEFQNMDRYEVRKKVVDKLQQLGLLEKIEDYTTKIGYSQRGNVPIEPYLSEQWFMKMDELARPALNVVLEGKIKFYPEHWVKTYEHWMSNIKDWCISRQLWWGHRIPVWYCQNDESENINCKKPIVSVEEPRVCPYCNSAKLRQDEDVLDTWASSWLWAFDVFKSKEEQDYYYPTDLLVTAPDIIFFWVARMIIAGMHYKKEIPFKDVYFTSTVRDEQGRRMSKSLGNSPDPLDLISEYGADALRFTMIYIAPLGQDVLFSSDKLELGRNFANKIWNAGRFLLMNAQNIPVNKELINKHLDFTDKWIQSRFKKTIDLFTKAIDSYEINNAIKIIYSYVWNDFCDWYVELSKQRLYNGTDEEKSAVLSRAISLFEEMLKLVHPFMPFITEEIWQLLDERKDGESISVAQFPLNYDAHIDETAEEEMQFVQDVVTAIRNIRGEMNIPPSKSIKVFLKTDKLNEDQSKYIKSLVKIDGLETNSQMKKPKTSASAVIKNCEVYIPLEGIIDINIERARIEKEIKRLSSSLESVQKKLSNQNFVSKAPQEIIEREKIKMNNWQTSIDKLKAILNDLN; encoded by the coding sequence ATGGCATTAAAAAACTTTGCTGATATTCCTAAGATTTACAATCCAAAAGATATTGAAGATAAGTGGTACAGCTACTGGTACAGGCATAATCTTTATCATTCTGAAATTGATAAAAGTAAAAAACCGTACACAATTGTAATCCCGCCTCCAAATATCACCGGCATACTTCACATGGGTCATATTCTCAACAATACTATTCAGGATATATACATTCGCTACAAAAGAATGTGTGGTTATAATGCCTGTTGGGTACCTGGGACGGACCATGCTTCAATTGCAACTGAATCCAAAGTAGTTCATTATTTAAAAGAAAAAGGAATCAACAAAAGAGATTTAACAAGAGAAGAATTTTTAAAATATTGCTGGGAATGGAAAGAAAAATATGGCGGGATAATAATTCAACAATTAAAAAAGCTTGGCGTAAGCTGCGATTGGAACAGAGAACGGTTTACTATGGACGACCATTATTATAAACGAGTGATTGAAACATTTGTGGATCTTTACCATAAAGGATATATCTATCGCGGCTATAGAATGGTGAATTGGGACCCTGCTACAAGGTCGGCTATATCTGACGAAGAAGTTTTTTATAAAGAAGTAAAAGGGAAGTTGTGGTATTTTAAGTATCCAGTAAAAGGCTCCAATGAATTTGTAGTTGTTGCTACCACTAGACCAGAAACAATGCTTGGTGATACAGGTGTTGCAGTTAATCCAGAAGATGAACGTTATAAAAAATTAATAGGCAAAAAAATTATTTTACCCATTGTAAAAAGAGAAATACCGCTCTTTGCTGATGAGTATGTAGATAAGAATTTTGGTACCGGCGCAGTAAAAGTAACCCCCGCACATGATGTTAACGATTATGAGATGGGTATGCGTCATAATCTTGAAATTGTAAACATTTTTAACGAAGACGCAACAACAAATGAGAATGTCCCATCAGAATTTCAAAATATGGACCGTTATGAAGTGCGTAAAAAAGTTGTTGACAAATTGCAGCAACTTGGTCTTTTAGAAAAAATTGAAGATTACACGACTAAAATTGGTTACTCTCAACGAGGTAATGTTCCTATCGAACCATATTTATCTGAACAGTGGTTTATGAAAATGGACGAATTAGCAAGACCAGCCCTGAATGTTGTACTTGAAGGAAAGATAAAATTTTATCCAGAGCATTGGGTAAAAACTTACGAACATTGGATGTCGAACATTAAAGATTGGTGTATTTCGCGGCAATTGTGGTGGGGGCACCGAATACCAGTTTGGTACTGCCAGAACGATGAATCTGAAAATATTAACTGTAAAAAACCAATCGTTTCAGTTGAAGAGCCAAGAGTGTGCCCATACTGCAACTCTGCTAAATTACGACAAGATGAAGATGTTCTTGATACCTGGGCCTCAAGTTGGTTATGGGCTTTTGATGTGTTCAAAAGTAAAGAAGAACAAGATTATTACTATCCAACCGATTTGCTTGTTACTGCCCCAGATATAATTTTTTTCTGGGTTGCAAGAATGATAATAGCCGGAATGCACTACAAAAAAGAAATTCCTTTTAAGGATGTTTACTTTACCAGTACCGTTAGAGATGAACAAGGACGAAGAATGAGCAAGTCACTTGGCAATTCTCCAGACCCATTAGATTTGATTTCTGAATACGGTGCTGATGCTCTTCGATTTACAATGATTTACATAGCACCGCTTGGACAAGATGTACTTTTCAGCAGTGATAAACTTGAGCTTGGGAGAAATTTTGCAAATAAAATTTGGAACGCAGGAAGATTTCTTTTAATGAATGCACAAAATATTCCTGTTAATAAAGAACTAATTAATAAACATTTGGATTTTACTGATAAATGGATACAATCTCGTTTCAAGAAAACTATTGATTTGTTTACTAAAGCTATCGATAGTTATGAAATTAACAACGCAATTAAAATTATTTATTCTTACGTGTGGAATGATTTCTGTGATTGGTACGTTGAACTTTCAAAACAAAGACTTTACAACGGCACCGATGAAGAAAAATCTGCTGTACTCAGCCGCGCAATTTCACTATTTGAAGAAATGCTAAAACTTGTTCACCCTTTTATGCCTTTTATAACCGAGGAAATTTGGCAATTACTCGACGAAAGAAAAGATGGCGAAAGTATTTCAGTTGCTCAGTTTCCATTAAATTACGATGCCCATATTGATGAAACAGCTGAAGAAGAAATGCAGTTTGTTCAGGATGTTGTTACGGCAATTAGAAATATCCGCGGGGAAATGAACATACCACCATCTAAGTCAATAAAAGTTTTTTTAAAAACGGATAAATTAAACGAAGATCAAAGTAAGTACATAAAATCTCTTGTAAAAATTGACGGATTAGAAACCAATTCGCAGATGAAAAAACCTAAGACCAGCGCATCAGCGGTTATAAAAAATTGTGAAGTATATATCCCCTTAGAAGGAATAATTGATATTAATATTGAACGTGCAAGAATTGAAAAAGAGATTAAAAGATTAAGCAGTTCTTTAGAAAGCGTACAAAAAAAATTAAGCAACCAAAACTTTGTCTCTAAAGCTCCACAAGAAATTATAGAGCGTGAAAAAATAAAAATGAATAATTGGCAGACATCAATTGATAAACTTAAAGCCATATTAAATGACTTAAATTAA